The following proteins are co-located in the bacterium genome:
- a CDS encoding cytochrome P450, protein MTDTLPAFDPHNPEYFETGLPFDRLAELRQQGPVAKTPLGYYLTRRQEADELLYAVDTYGSDMTPGTGLGGVEEVPQEQLFLPEIDEPVHGQIRRLYNSALGPHRTMRIQPFVRETCERLLDALSGEDPADLHADYAVPIPCEVIAHIIGLPEDGADNLKVWSSDGSVMFRAVCPQYAPDGPPITGYLKDLVAQERLADEPSSHTYKVFLDAEFEGEPLSDTVIAHQLQTMVLGGVHTTRGLLAHSMHRLIVEPETFAALEADRELIPIFVEESLRHDSPAPRVARRCLKDTHLGGVDMKQGDWVEVGLASANRDEEQYDDPEDFRLDRPDPLNHVAFGAGAHVCPGASLARLEGVTAIETLLEKVSALTPVAGFEYPPLPANLAYSDLPAHITWR, encoded by the coding sequence ATGACCGACACCCTTCCTGCGTTCGACCCCCACAATCCTGAGTACTTCGAGACCGGCCTGCCCTTCGACCGCTTGGCCGAGCTTCGCCAGCAGGGGCCGGTGGCCAAGACCCCGCTGGGCTACTACCTGACCCGTCGCCAAGAGGCCGACGAACTGCTGTATGCGGTAGACACCTACGGCTCCGATATGACGCCGGGCACCGGGCTCGGTGGCGTGGAGGAAGTGCCCCAAGAGCAGCTTTTCCTTCCTGAGATCGACGAGCCGGTCCACGGGCAGATCCGCCGGCTGTACAACTCGGCGCTGGGGCCCCACCGCACCATGAGAATCCAACCGTTCGTGCGGGAGACCTGCGAGCGGCTGCTTGACGCCCTGTCTGGCGAGGACCCTGCCGACCTGCACGCCGACTACGCCGTGCCCATCCCCTGCGAGGTGATCGCCCACATCATCGGCCTGCCCGAAGACGGGGCCGACAACCTGAAGGTGTGGTCGTCGGACGGCTCGGTGATGTTCCGGGCGGTGTGCCCCCAGTACGCCCCCGACGGCCCGCCCATCACCGGCTACCTGAAGGACTTGGTGGCCCAGGAGCGCCTGGCCGACGAGCCCAGCTCGCACACTTACAAAGTGTTCTTGGACGCCGAATTCGAAGGCGAGCCTCTCAGCGACACGGTGATCGCCCATCAGCTTCAGACCATGGTGCTGGGCGGGGTACACACCACGAGGGGACTGTTAGCCCACTCCATGCACCGGCTCATTGTCGAGCCCGAAACGTTTGCTGCCTTAGAAGCCGACCGGGAGCTAATCCCGATATTCGTCGAAGAATCTCTGCGCCATGATTCGCCCGCCCCCCGAGTAGCCCGGCGGTGCCTGAAGGACACCCACTTGGGCGGGGTGGACATGAAGCAAGGCGACTGGGTGGAGGTGGGCTTGGCGTCGGCCAATCGGGACGAGGAGCAGTACGACGACCCTGAAGACTTCCGGCTCGACCGACCCGACCCCCTCAACCACGTGGCCTTCGGCGCCGGCGCCCACGTCTGCCCCGGGGCCAGCCTGGCCCGCCTCGAAGGAGTCACCGCCATCGAGACCCTGCTCGAAAAAGTGTCCGCCCTAACCCCCGTGGCGGGCTTCGAGTACCCACCGCTCCCCGCCAACCTCGCCTACAGCGACCTCCCCGCCCACATCACCTGGCGCTAG
- a CDS encoding glucose 1-dehydrogenase, with protein sequence MSGRLEGKVALITGSARGQGEAEARRFVAEGARVAITDLRDVLGEQLAAELGPDAFYQQLDVTREDDWDTAVAVTVERFGKLDILVNNAGIGAFGTLEGLDLKTHHEMIDINLHGVYLGMRAAKAALVATGNGAIVNISSIDGIVGVLGMTSYSGSKFAVTGMTRSAAIELGPLGVRVNSIHPGVINSPMVQEAPPETRARLDRLMDMQPIKRMGEPEEIASLALFLASDEASYITGAQFVIDGGHLAGPWRESFEE encoded by the coding sequence ATGAGCGGAAGGTTGGAAGGAAAGGTGGCGCTCATTACCGGCAGCGCCCGGGGCCAAGGTGAGGCCGAGGCCCGCCGGTTCGTGGCCGAGGGGGCCAGAGTGGCCATCACCGACCTGCGGGACGTGCTCGGTGAGCAGCTGGCTGCCGAACTGGGCCCCGACGCCTTCTATCAGCAACTCGACGTCACCCGGGAGGACGACTGGGATACCGCAGTAGCCGTCACCGTGGAGCGGTTCGGCAAGTTGGACATCTTGGTAAACAACGCCGGTATCGGCGCTTTCGGCACGCTGGAGGGTCTAGACCTGAAGACCCACCACGAGATGATCGACATCAACCTCCACGGCGTGTACCTGGGGATGCGGGCGGCCAAGGCCGCTCTGGTAGCCACCGGCAACGGTGCCATTGTGAACATCTCCTCCATCGACGGCATCGTGGGCGTGCTGGGCATGACCAGCTACTCCGGCAGCAAGTTCGCAGTCACGGGCATGACCCGCTCAGCGGCCATCGAACTGGGGCCGCTGGGGGTGCGGGTCAACTCCATCCACCCCGGGGTGATCAACAGCCCGATGGTGCAGGAGGCACCGCCCGAGACCCGGGCCCGCCTCGACCGGCTCATGGACATGCAGCCCATCAAACGCATGGGCGAGCCCGAAGAGATCGCCTCGCTGGCTCTGTTCTTGGCCAGCGACGAGGCCAGCTATATCACCGGCGCGCAGTTCGTGATCGACGGCGGGCACCTGGCCGGTCCGTGGCGGGAGTCGTTCGAGGAATAG
- a CDS encoding ribbon-helix-helix domain-containing protein: protein MSAVRTQVYLRQEQRMRIDELAQAEGVTMAEVIRSAVDAYLASEVPEAGDALSATFGVLPAASAPDRDEWASG from the coding sequence ATGTCAGCAGTGCGTACCCAGGTGTACTTGAGGCAGGAGCAGCGGATGAGGATTGATGAGCTGGCTCAGGCCGAAGGGGTCACTATGGCCGAGGTGATTCGCAGCGCGGTGGATGCCTATTTGGCATCTGAAGTGCCTGAGGCGGGGGATGCGCTTTCGGCCACCTTTGGTGTGCTTCCCGCTGCATCGGCTCCAGACAGGGACGAGTGGGCTAGTGGCTGA